A window of Ignavibacteriota bacterium contains these coding sequences:
- a CDS encoding tRNA-dihydrouridine synthase yields the protein MHPNVKFILDTKATLAPMLGTTDAPFRVVCREYGLGHGYTEMASAKGIAEGSSEAYRYAVFDADEGPVSIQLVAATPDGVSLAVQRLAPLHPAFFDINCGCPDDRICEAGAGADLLEDLARLGRVIDAAVRASDVPVSVKVRMSAHRKENTIRRIVRTAEDNGAALIAVHGRARSASYSEAAHWESIAVAKDEARVPVLGNGDVFSARDAHAMMQHTGCDAVMVARGALGTPWIFRDIAEGSERGILDAAPSADAMRPGVLRHLAAIEKLYGPVLALPRARKHLLWYARRFAGFETLRHEVFLREDCGYLRETADRFFSSNPEPLGENDPVFLAIEETFRRRVLFWMTQ from the coding sequence ATGCACCCGAACGTAAAATTCATACTCGATACAAAGGCGACACTGGCGCCGATGCTGGGCACAACCGATGCGCCATTCCGCGTCGTGTGCAGGGAGTACGGGCTCGGACACGGATACACGGAAATGGCGAGCGCAAAAGGCATCGCCGAGGGATCATCCGAGGCCTACCGCTACGCGGTGTTTGACGCGGACGAGGGTCCGGTCTCCATACAGCTTGTCGCCGCGACGCCCGATGGCGTGTCGCTTGCGGTGCAGCGGCTTGCGCCGTTACATCCCGCGTTCTTCGACATCAACTGCGGCTGTCCGGACGACCGCATCTGCGAAGCGGGGGCAGGAGCGGACCTGCTCGAGGATCTCGCGCGGCTCGGCCGTGTCATCGACGCCGCGGTGCGCGCCTCCGACGTGCCCGTGTCGGTGAAGGTGCGCATGAGCGCGCACCGCAAGGAGAACACCATACGCAGAATCGTGCGTACCGCCGAGGACAACGGCGCGGCCCTGATCGCGGTGCACGGGCGCGCACGCTCGGCCTCGTACTCCGAGGCGGCGCATTGGGAGAGCATTGCCGTGGCCAAGGACGAGGCGCGGGTACCCGTCCTGGGGAACGGCGACGTGTTTTCGGCCCGTGACGCGCACGCGATGATGCAGCATACCGGCTGTGATGCCGTGATGGTTGCGCGCGGCGCGCTGGGCACGCCGTGGATATTCCGCGACATCGCCGAAGGCAGCGAGAGGGGGATACTCGACGCGGCGCCATCCGCCGACGCGATGCGCCCGGGTGTCCTGCGGCATCTCGCGGCAATCGAGAAACTGTACGGACCCGTGCTCGCCCTGCCGCGCGCGCGCAAACACCTGCTCTGGTATGCGCGGCGTTTTGCCGGATTCGAGACGCTGCGACACGAGGTGTTTCTCCGTGAGGACTGCGGCTACCTGCGCGAAACCGCCGACCGCTTCTTCTCCTCGAATCCGGAACCCCTTGGCGAGAACGATCCGGTTTTCCTCGCCATCGAGGAAACGTTCCGGCGGCGCGTGCTGTTTTGGATGACACAGTAA
- a CDS encoding UDP-glucose/GDP-mannose dehydrogenase family protein, translating into MPHTIAVIGTGYVGLVSGTCFAENGNTVICVDNDPKKLEKLRNGKIPIYEPGLHPLYERNAKEGRLTFTDDLESAVLASDVIFLCLPTPPNEDGSADLQYVLRVADEIGAILQRHAPQPFKIIVDKSTVPIGTSERVTETIRAKYAGDFTVASNPEFLREGFAVEDSLRPDRVVIGTSDERARQTLTALYEPFVLSGNPIIVMDERSAEITKYAANSFLAMRISFMNDLANLCEILDADVDNIRKGIGTDTRIGKKFLFSGVGYGGSCFPKDVKALLKSSNNAGHPLRIVQAVEDVNADQPKRFFEKVHTYFKGNLAGKTFALWGLAFKPNTDDVREAPAYIIIDSLLAAGARVNAFDPEAVENTRERYGDRINYAASMYDAIEGAHALLMVTEWNEFRKPDWKRVKSKLAEPVIFDGRNIYNADEMIAEGFDCFFIGRRPARGRV; encoded by the coding sequence ATGCCGCACACAATTGCCGTGATAGGAACCGGATATGTCGGTCTGGTTTCAGGAACGTGTTTCGCCGAAAATGGGAACACCGTCATCTGCGTCGACAACGATCCGAAAAAGCTTGAGAAGCTGCGCAACGGGAAGATTCCGATTTACGAACCGGGCCTGCATCCCCTCTACGAGCGCAACGCCAAAGAGGGACGGCTCACCTTCACCGACGATCTCGAGAGCGCGGTTCTCGCGTCGGATGTCATCTTCCTCTGCCTGCCGACTCCGCCGAACGAGGATGGCTCGGCCGACCTTCAGTACGTGCTGCGCGTGGCCGACGAAATCGGCGCGATACTGCAGCGGCACGCACCGCAGCCCTTCAAGATCATCGTCGATAAAAGCACCGTGCCCATAGGCACATCCGAACGTGTCACCGAGACAATTCGCGCGAAGTACGCGGGCGATTTCACCGTCGCATCCAATCCGGAATTCCTGCGCGAAGGATTTGCGGTGGAGGACAGCCTCCGCCCCGACCGTGTCGTGATCGGCACCTCCGACGAACGCGCGCGGCAGACTCTGACAGCGCTATACGAGCCCTTTGTCCTCTCGGGCAATCCCATCATCGTGATGGACGAGCGCAGCGCCGAGATCACCAAGTACGCCGCCAACAGTTTTCTCGCGATGCGCATTTCGTTCATGAACGACCTCGCGAATCTCTGCGAGATCCTCGACGCCGACGTCGACAACATCCGCAAGGGCATCGGCACCGACACACGCATCGGAAAAAAATTCCTCTTCTCGGGCGTCGGGTACGGCGGCTCGTGTTTCCCGAAGGATGTGAAAGCGCTCCTGAAATCCTCCAACAATGCCGGACATCCGCTGCGCATCGTGCAGGCGGTGGAAGACGTCAACGCCGATCAGCCGAAACGATTCTTCGAAAAAGTGCACACGTATTTCAAAGGGAATCTTGCCGGCAAAACCTTTGCGCTGTGGGGACTCGCCTTTAAACCGAACACCGACGACGTACGCGAGGCGCCCGCATACATCATCATCGACTCGCTACTCGCGGCCGGCGCGCGCGTTAACGCCTTTGATCCCGAGGCGGTGGAAAACACACGCGAGCGGTACGGTGACCGCATCAATTATGCCGCGTCCATGTACGACGCCATCGAGGGCGCGCACGCGCTGCTCATGGTCACCGAGTGGAATGAATTCCGCAAGCCCGACTGGAAGCGGGTGAAATCCAAACTCGCCGAGCCGGTGATTTTCGACGGACGCAACATTTACAACGCCGACGAGATGATCGCCGAAGGATTCGACTGTTTCTTCATCGGTCGCAGACCGGCGCGGGGACGGGTCTGA
- a CDS encoding transcriptional repressor, with protein sequence MPKRDIKTLFTDYLHERGLRVTPERLEVLEAVMQTPGHFDVDQLFYRMKTQGSTVSRATVYNTVDKLREAGVLAQYRFGERSARYEIAHNVQPHHHLICRSCGNIEEFIDKRVDRMARDAAAFLGHELQDAVLHIYGICPACLRKRSLGGAA encoded by the coding sequence ATGCCCAAGCGCGATATCAAGACTTTATTCACCGATTACCTTCACGAGCGTGGCCTCCGTGTGACACCAGAGCGTCTAGAAGTGCTCGAAGCCGTGATGCAGACGCCCGGACATTTTGATGTGGACCAGTTGTTTTACCGGATGAAAACCCAGGGCAGCACCGTGTCGCGCGCCACTGTGTACAACACTGTCGACAAGCTGCGCGAAGCGGGCGTGCTGGCGCAGTACCGCTTCGGCGAGAGGTCGGCGCGCTACGAGATTGCGCACAACGTGCAGCCGCATCACCATCTCATCTGCCGCAGTTGCGGGAACATCGAGGAATTCATCGACAAGCGTGTCGATCGTATGGCCCGCGATGCCGCGGCGTTTCTCGGACACGAGTTGCAGGACGCCGTGCTGCACATCTACGGCATCTGTCCCGCCTGCCTCCGCAAACGCAGTCTCGGAGGCGCCGCATGA
- a CDS encoding TonB-dependent receptor, whose amino-acid sequence MTPRRTSILHTCALLLLFAGTLITPVVSWAQEAAGSIKGSVSDEATGEALVGASVIVLWTSYGAAADVEGRFEIRNVPPGTYRVQASVVGYKPALLTDVVVASGRQTQLVFQLQAMPIDLDAVVVEADYFRKDADEPVSAQTLSYEEIRRAPGGQEDVIRAISVLPGVVQVSAGRNDLIVRGGAASENLYVIDNIEVPNINHFGTQGATGGPLSFVNLDFVRDVTFSSGGFGSRYGDKLSSVLSIQLKDGRDDRIGGKATVSASQFGLNAEGPLGGNGNFLFSARRSYLDFIFKAAGFGFVPEYWDFLAKARYSIDSKNELSFFTISALDDIRFFNDTEDQRYSNSRILGSSQDQYISSFSWRHLMEHGFVTLSLNRTFVSYDYLQTDSLLNPVFTSISKEAETGLRADAVFLLDRGTELSFGAQGKLLRVDGRLNVSPNPYFPLAMTPNTLWDTTGTKASAYAQISHLFFDRLQAIAGARVDYFSMIDKPAVFSPRLSLSYAVTPLTSVSASAGIFHQAPSLIWLVSNSANRALEHLQVRQFVAGIEHLLRADTKIRLEGYVKQYTNYPANTLRKYFVQANTGAGFGGSDEGFAAFGFDPLVSEGSGLARGVELLLQKRLSEIPCYGILSLTYGESNFTALDGVERPGSFDQRIIVNLSGGYKFNERWETSLKFRFGTGAPYTPFLPDGTIDAARYNGERLPVFHALDLRLDRRWNFATWNLVTYIDIQNVYNRKNVQSARFDFRNRRTELGSGTIGILPTIGVSAEF is encoded by the coding sequence ATGACACCACGACGCACCTCGATCCTGCACACCTGCGCACTACTCCTTCTGTTCGCGGGAACCCTTATCACCCCCGTCGTGTCGTGGGCGCAGGAGGCGGCGGGATCCATCAAAGGTAGTGTCAGTGACGAGGCGACGGGCGAAGCGCTGGTCGGCGCGTCGGTGATTGTTCTCTGGACGAGCTACGGCGCTGCGGCAGACGTCGAAGGCCGTTTCGAGATCCGGAACGTGCCGCCGGGCACATACCGCGTGCAGGCCTCGGTTGTCGGATACAAGCCGGCACTGCTCACCGATGTGGTGGTGGCATCCGGACGGCAGACGCAGCTCGTGTTTCAACTTCAGGCCATGCCCATCGATCTTGATGCGGTGGTCGTGGAGGCCGATTATTTCCGCAAGGACGCCGACGAACCTGTCAGCGCACAGACCCTATCCTACGAGGAAATACGACGGGCACCCGGAGGGCAGGAGGACGTCATCCGCGCGATTTCCGTACTCCCGGGCGTCGTGCAGGTGTCGGCCGGGCGCAACGATCTCATCGTCCGCGGCGGCGCGGCTTCCGAGAACCTTTATGTGATCGACAATATCGAAGTCCCGAACATCAATCATTTCGGCACGCAGGGCGCGACGGGCGGACCGCTGAGTTTTGTCAATCTCGATTTTGTGCGCGACGTGACCTTCTCGAGCGGTGGTTTCGGATCGCGCTATGGCGACAAACTGTCGTCGGTGCTTTCGATACAGTTGAAAGACGGACGCGACGACCGCATCGGCGGGAAGGCCACCGTGTCGGCCTCGCAGTTCGGCCTCAACGCGGAAGGGCCGCTGGGCGGAAACGGAAACTTCCTTTTCTCGGCCCGGCGCAGCTACCTCGATTTTATCTTCAAAGCCGCTGGTTTCGGTTTTGTGCCGGAGTACTGGGACTTCCTCGCCAAGGCGCGGTATTCCATCGACTCAAAAAACGAACTCTCGTTTTTCACCATCTCCGCGCTCGACGACATACGATTCTTCAACGACACCGAGGACCAGCGCTACAGCAACTCGCGCATACTCGGCAGTTCGCAGGATCAGTACATTTCGTCCTTCTCCTGGCGGCACCTGATGGAACACGGTTTTGTGACACTGTCGTTGAATCGCACCTTCGTCTCCTACGATTATCTGCAGACGGATTCGCTGCTCAATCCCGTCTTCACGAGCATCTCGAAGGAGGCGGAGACCGGTCTTCGCGCGGACGCGGTGTTCCTGCTGGACCGCGGCACCGAGCTGAGCTTTGGTGCGCAGGGAAAACTCCTGCGTGTGGACGGCCGCCTGAACGTGTCGCCCAATCCGTATTTCCCGCTTGCCATGACGCCGAACACGCTGTGGGACACGACCGGCACAAAGGCCTCCGCCTACGCACAGATCTCCCATCTGTTTTTCGACCGGCTTCAAGCCATCGCGGGAGCGCGTGTGGATTACTTCAGCATGATCGACAAGCCGGCCGTGTTCAGTCCGCGCCTCTCCCTCTCCTACGCCGTTACACCGCTGACATCGGTGAGTGCAAGCGCCGGTATCTTTCACCAGGCGCCGTCGCTGATCTGGCTCGTGTCCAACTCCGCCAACCGCGCGCTCGAGCATCTGCAGGTGCGGCAGTTTGTGGCGGGTATCGAACATCTGCTGCGCGCCGATACCAAGATCCGTCTCGAAGGTTACGTGAAGCAGTACACGAATTATCCCGCGAACACCTTGCGGAAATATTTTGTGCAGGCCAACACCGGCGCGGGTTTTGGCGGATCCGATGAGGGCTTTGCCGCGTTCGGCTTCGATCCGCTGGTCAGTGAGGGCAGCGGACTCGCCCGTGGTGTGGAACTTCTGTTGCAGAAGCGCCTCTCCGAAATCCCCTGTTACGGAATTCTGAGTCTGACCTACGGCGAGTCGAACTTTACGGCGCTCGACGGCGTGGAGCGGCCGGGATCCTTCGATCAGCGCATCATTGTGAATCTGAGCGGTGGATACAAATTCAACGAACGTTGGGAGACCAGTCTCAAATTCCGATTCGGGACCGGCGCGCCGTACACGCCGTTCCTGCCCGACGGCACCATCGACGCGGCACGCTACAACGGCGAGCGCCTGCCGGTGTTTCATGCGCTCGATCTGCGCCTCGACCGCCGCTGGAATTTTGCGACATGGAACCTCGTCACCTACATCGACATTCAGAACGTGTACAATCGCAAGAATGTGCAGAGTGCGCGCTTCGACTTCCGGAACCGCCGGACCGAACTCGGCAGCGGCACCATCGGTATACTTCCGACCATCGGCGTCAGCGCGGAGTTTTGA
- a CDS encoding ferrous iron transporter B: MDEARHRRLHIDLEALSRDLGVPVIGAVATRREGLDGLHDLITRACEGNVDRGLHTDLHHMLSAVGSQAEALMVLEGDAAVAARHGIAPAEAARREEVYIARRNRVNQIVARCVADAGAGRQLSSALGRLTVSPVYGIPALAVILFLVYQFVGVFVAQDVVGFTEVTIGNRIVDVAIKSLVARNSSTLLTIERVNDNDDVIATRSFDFPEGSNARHSVWEEARDFAGGHDANWNFTFRNPWVAVFFGEFGAVTMTFTYLIFLLTPLVIGFYLALSVLEDSGYLPRLATLVDRLLRFIGLNGRAVIPLILGFGCVTMATITTRLLGTQREKTIATTILQLAIPCSAQLGVIAALLATAGPAATAVYSAVIFSFLVAVGTLLSRGIPGETSALLLDLPPLRLPRIGNVIQKTGYKTYFFLKEASLWFFIGSLAVSILQVTGALVAVQDALQPLVVTWLKLPKEAAMAFVMGLVRRDFGAAGLYDMHLSPYQTVAALVTITLFVPCIASLMVMLKERGVREGMIIWIGSLVLALLIGGIVAQALV; the protein is encoded by the coding sequence ATGGACGAGGCGCGCCACCGCCGGCTGCACATCGACCTCGAGGCACTCTCGCGTGATTTGGGGGTGCCCGTCATTGGCGCCGTCGCCACACGCAGAGAGGGACTCGACGGACTCCACGACCTCATCACCCGCGCCTGTGAAGGAAATGTGGATCGCGGACTGCACACGGATCTGCACCACATGCTTTCCGCCGTGGGGTCGCAGGCCGAAGCACTCATGGTTCTGGAAGGTGATGCGGCCGTTGCAGCGCGTCACGGCATCGCTCCCGCCGAGGCCGCGCGACGCGAGGAAGTGTACATCGCGCGTCGCAACCGCGTGAATCAGATCGTCGCCCGCTGTGTCGCCGACGCCGGCGCGGGAAGACAGCTATCGTCCGCCCTGGGCCGGCTGACCGTGAGCCCTGTCTACGGCATTCCCGCCCTGGCCGTGATCCTGTTTCTCGTCTATCAGTTTGTGGGTGTATTTGTCGCGCAGGACGTGGTGGGTTTCACCGAGGTCACCATCGGCAACCGTATCGTCGATGTGGCGATCAAATCACTCGTCGCGCGCAACTCCTCCACGCTCCTCACCATCGAACGTGTCAACGACAACGACGACGTGATCGCCACACGCTCCTTCGACTTTCCTGAGGGCAGCAACGCGCGGCACTCTGTGTGGGAGGAGGCACGCGACTTCGCCGGCGGACATGACGCGAACTGGAATTTCACCTTCCGCAATCCCTGGGTTGCCGTGTTCTTCGGCGAGTTCGGCGCGGTCACGATGACGTTTACGTATCTCATCTTTCTTCTCACACCGCTCGTCATCGGATTCTACCTCGCCCTGTCCGTGCTCGAGGACAGCGGCTACCTGCCCCGGCTTGCGACGCTGGTGGACCGCCTCCTGCGCTTCATCGGCCTGAACGGACGCGCGGTCATTCCGTTAATCCTCGGTTTCGGCTGTGTGACCATGGCCACCATCACAACGCGCCTGCTCGGGACGCAGCGCGAAAAAACCATCGCCACCACCATCCTTCAGCTCGCCATCCCGTGTTCAGCGCAGCTCGGTGTCATCGCCGCCCTCCTCGCCACCGCGGGTCCCGCGGCCACGGCAGTGTATTCCGCAGTCATATTCAGTTTCCTCGTCGCCGTGGGCACGCTGCTCAGCCGCGGAATCCCCGGCGAAACCTCGGCCCTGCTGCTCGACCTGCCGCCGCTGCGCCTTCCGCGCATCGGCAACGTGATACAGAAGACCGGCTACAAGACCTACTTCTTCCTGAAGGAGGCGAGTCTGTGGTTCTTCATCGGATCACTTGCCGTGAGCATCCTGCAGGTGACCGGAGCCCTCGTCGCCGTGCAGGACGCGCTGCAGCCGCTGGTCGTCACCTGGCTCAAACTTCCGAAGGAGGCCGCCATGGCCTTCGTCATGGGGCTGGTGCGGCGCGATTTCGGCGCGGCCGGACTGTACGACATGCATCTATCACCCTATCAAACCGTCGCCGCGCTCGTCACCATCACGCTGTTTGTGCCCTGTATCGCGTCGCTTATGGTGATGCTCAAGGAGCGCGGCGTGCGCGAGGGGATGATCATTTGGATTGGAAGTCTGGTGCTCGCGCTGCTCATTGGGGGAATCGTGGCGCAAGCGCTGGTGTGA
- a CDS encoding M48 family metalloprotease: MITTLKRELRTILRSRIAMLVLVVYAGVIGACGVNIFSDKDDVELGAQLDTEIRANPKEYPILQGHPEVKAYVSGVIQKVLASPDVTKKAVYPYKLEIIHDDKTINAFCTPGGYIYVYTGLLKFLENEASLAGVLGHEIAHAERRHASKRITAAYGVQAMLGIVLGKNPSTTAQIAANLFTNLGFLQNSRDDEMESDNFSMLYLRSTDYYPGGIKYFFDKIGSSGKGGASSLEKLFLTHPPSDERGNNVNARMREWNISSPSESQLYVKQYAAFKKRLP; encoded by the coding sequence ATGATCACAACCCTGAAACGCGAGCTTCGCACAATCCTGCGCAGCCGCATCGCAATGCTCGTCCTCGTCGTGTACGCCGGTGTCATCGGTGCCTGCGGTGTGAACATTTTTTCCGACAAGGACGATGTCGAACTCGGCGCGCAGCTCGACACCGAGATCCGCGCGAATCCGAAGGAATATCCCATCCTGCAGGGCCATCCCGAAGTGAAGGCCTACGTGTCGGGTGTGATCCAGAAGGTGCTCGCATCCCCCGACGTGACAAAAAAGGCGGTGTATCCGTACAAGCTCGAAATCATCCACGACGATAAAACCATCAACGCCTTCTGCACACCGGGCGGCTACATTTACGTGTACACGGGACTGCTGAAATTTCTCGAGAACGAGGCCTCCCTTGCCGGCGTGCTCGGGCACGAGATCGCGCACGCCGAACGGCGTCATGCGAGCAAACGTATCACGGCCGCGTACGGGGTGCAGGCCATGCTCGGCATAGTCCTGGGCAAAAATCCCAGCACCACCGCCCAGATCGCGGCGAACCTCTTCACCAATCTCGGCTTCCTTCAGAACAGCCGCGACGACGAGATGGAATCCGACAACTTCAGCATGCTCTACTTGCGCTCCACGGACTATTACCCCGGTGGCATCAAGTACTTCTTCGACAAGATCGGCAGCTCCGGCAAGGGCGGCGCCTCGTCGCTCGAAAAACTGTTCCTCACTCATCCCCCCTCGGACGAGCGCGGCAACAACGTGAATGCCCGCATGCGCGAATGGAATATCTCCTCACCGTCGGAGTCGCAGCTCTACGTCAAACAGTACGCCGCGTTTAAAAAACGTCTCCCGTAG
- a CDS encoding glycosyltransferase family 4 protein: MRILLLNQYYWPDISGNAQYGTQLAEDLAAAGMEVHAIASRGDYLGERTEPLPAEEVRNGVFIHRVPVTNFGKRRPWTRLADALSFHIMAFLRAMRLARPDVIITQTAPLLIGVPAALLATLRRARLVVWCQDVWPDIAFALNLFRTKSYSGRLFRVVARAAMRRADRVAAIGRCMQTYLVQHAGLDERAVVYHPNWSDSRDLRPVAPELNQFRKAHGLNGAFVVLYSGNMGWGHPFESIMEAARRLRDRRDIRFLFIGGGQRRQYIEDTIRDAALDTALLLPYQPLDVLSESLSAGDLHLVSLDPRLDGLIVPSKFYGALAVGRPVLFVGSPNNEIARVIDEAGCGQRVDPDDPDALTEAIRAAADTPDLWASMGGRARDAYTTLYTRESGTARYAELLRALSPGR; encoded by the coding sequence ATGCGCATTCTTCTCCTCAACCAGTACTACTGGCCCGACATCAGCGGCAACGCCCAGTACGGCACGCAGCTCGCGGAGGATCTCGCGGCTGCGGGCATGGAGGTGCATGCCATAGCCAGCCGCGGCGACTATCTCGGAGAGCGCACGGAACCGCTGCCCGCGGAGGAGGTACGCAACGGGGTGTTCATCCACCGCGTGCCCGTCACAAATTTCGGGAAACGCCGGCCGTGGACGCGGCTCGCCGACGCGCTGTCCTTTCACATCATGGCCTTTCTACGCGCTATGCGTCTTGCGCGCCCGGACGTGATCATCACACAGACCGCCCCGCTGCTCATCGGCGTGCCCGCCGCGCTGCTCGCCACGCTGCGCCGCGCGCGGCTCGTGGTGTGGTGCCAGGACGTCTGGCCCGACATCGCCTTCGCGCTGAATCTGTTCCGCACAAAATCCTATTCCGGACGCCTGTTCCGTGTCGTTGCACGCGCGGCAATGCGGCGCGCGGACCGTGTCGCGGCCATAGGACGCTGCATGCAGACCTATCTCGTGCAGCATGCCGGACTCGACGAGCGCGCGGTCGTGTATCATCCGAACTGGAGCGATTCGCGCGACCTCCGTCCCGTCGCTCCTGAACTGAATCAATTCCGCAAGGCGCACGGGCTCAACGGCGCGTTTGTCGTCCTCTACTCCGGCAACATGGGTTGGGGCCACCCCTTCGAAAGCATCATGGAGGCCGCGCGCCGGCTTCGGGACAGGCGCGACATCCGTTTCCTCTTTATCGGCGGCGGGCAGCGCAGGCAGTATATCGAGGATACAATCCGCGACGCGGCACTCGACACCGCGCTGCTGCTGCCCTATCAGCCGCTCGACGTGCTGTCGGAATCACTCTCCGCCGGGGACCTGCATCTCGTGTCCCTTGACCCGCGACTGGACGGACTCATCGTTCCGAGCAAATTCTACGGCGCTCTTGCGGTGGGCCGGCCCGTTTTGTTCGTCGGATCGCCGAACAATGAAATTGCGCGTGTCATCGATGAGGCGGGATGCGGACAGCGTGTCGATCCCGACGACCCCGACGCGTTGACCGAGGCGATTCGTGCAGCCGCCGATACGCCCGACCTCTGGGCCTCGATGGGCGGTCGCGCGCGTGATGCCTACACCACGCTCTATACCAGGGAATCGGGCACTGCACGGTACGCCGAACTTCTCCGGGCCCTCTCGCCGGGGAGGTGA
- a CDS encoding ferrous iron transport protein A, with protein MTLGAVRRGGRVRVLRLPDGSFRAQLIRIGIMEGAELECLERLPGGTLVLAHSRQEVALSAELAASITVSPVE; from the coding sequence ATGACACTCGGTGCAGTGCGCCGCGGCGGACGCGTGCGTGTTCTCCGGCTGCCCGACGGAAGTTTCCGCGCGCAGCTCATACGCATCGGCATCATGGAAGGCGCGGAACTCGAATGCCTGGAGCGTCTGCCCGGCGGCACGCTCGTGCTTGCACACAGCCGCCAGGAAGTGGCGCTCAGCGCGGAACTCGCGGCCTCCATCACCGTCTCTCCCGTCGAGTGA
- a CDS encoding undecaprenyl/decaprenyl-phosphate alpha-N-acetylglucosaminyl 1-phosphate transferase — protein MPLCIKLAHRWGLFDMPDQDRKLHGRQVPFTGGLSLIFAFLTTAIISFLFPVEEIWRTLHPADSPIFVYALEAGAIILVLGIVDDLTDVTFQRKFIFQFLAAFFVILGAIRGDVYPHVFGVTESSVIYNSIGTVVTVLWIVGLTNAVNMIDGMDGLAAGTSLISVSAFGILALLWGDPVLASLCFILGGALIGFLLFNFHPARVFMGDTGSMFLGFTLGVLGWLLVDRGPMKLTVFFVPIIMLGLPISDTLLAFFRRIIKKQNPFTGDRFHIHHMMKARFGLSSQATVLILYGIALIYAGAGLCLALLPELYGWLLLGVLVIAQGCFFHLLGYVRLVFQSEPDDLLLEAPLVKTNGVHVKPMNGSQASKPSRSASREH, from the coding sequence ATGCCTCTGTGCATCAAGCTGGCGCATCGATGGGGCCTGTTCGATATGCCCGATCAGGATCGGAAGCTGCACGGGCGCCAGGTTCCCTTCACCGGGGGACTCAGTCTGATATTCGCCTTTCTCACGACCGCGATTATTTCCTTCCTGTTTCCGGTTGAGGAGATCTGGCGGACGCTGCATCCGGCCGATTCGCCCATATTTGTCTATGCGCTCGAAGCCGGCGCTATCATCCTCGTGCTCGGCATCGTCGATGATCTGACCGACGTCACCTTCCAGCGCAAATTCATCTTCCAGTTTCTCGCCGCGTTCTTTGTGATCCTCGGCGCGATCCGCGGTGACGTGTATCCGCATGTGTTCGGTGTCACCGAGTCCTCGGTCATCTACAACTCCATCGGCACCGTCGTCACGGTGCTGTGGATTGTCGGGCTCACAAACGCCGTCAACATGATCGACGGCATGGACGGCCTCGCCGCCGGCACGTCGCTGATCAGTGTCTCCGCCTTCGGCATTCTGGCCTTGCTGTGGGGTGATCCCGTGCTCGCGTCGCTGTGTTTTATACTGGGCGGTGCGCTTATCGGCTTCCTCCTGTTCAACTTCCATCCCGCGCGCGTCTTTATGGGCGACACGGGCAGCATGTTCCTCGGATTCACTCTCGGCGTCCTCGGATGGCTGCTGGTTGATCGTGGTCCGATGAAGCTGACCGTCTTTTTTGTGCCCATCATCATGCTGGGCCTTCCCATCTCCGATACACTGCTCGCCTTCTTCCGTCGCATCATCAAGAAACAGAATCCATTCACCGGCGACCGTTTCCACATTCATCACATGATGAAGGCGCGTTTCGGTCTCTCGTCGCAGGCCACCGTCCTCATTCTGTACGGCATCGCGCTGATCTACGCGGGCGCGGGGCTCTGTCTCGCGCTGCTGCCCGAGTTGTACGGTTGGCTGCTGCTCGGCGTGCTTGTGATCGCGCAGGGCTGTTTCTTCCATCTGCTCGGTTATGTGCGCCTGGTATTCCAGAGCGAGCCCGATGATCTGCTGCTCGAAGCGCCGCTTGTGAAAACGAACGGCGTACACGTGAAACCGATGAACGGGAGCCAGGCGTCCAAGCCGTCGCGTTCCGCGTCGCGCGAGCATTAA